In a single window of the Pseudopipra pipra isolate bDixPip1 chromosome 21, bDixPip1.hap1, whole genome shotgun sequence genome:
- the NUP88 gene encoding nuclear pore complex protein Nup88: MAAECGPAEQWRAALPQHAVFGRLRERAPAGAPRPPRPRDLLCGLGGDLLLWDGPAAALHAIGLRRLGGPDPAALGRYQTLLCINPPLFEVHQVLLSPAQHHVALIGTKGLMVLELPKRWGKNSEFEGGKSMVNCSTIPIAERFFTSSTSLTLKHAAWYPCDTLEPHIVLLTSDNTIRFYSLKVPQTPLKIITLSDTEEETLTIKKGRAYTASLGETAVAFDFGPQVPVPKHVLGQRGSEEVLGYPLYILYENGETFLTYISLLQSAGSLGKLLGPLPMHPAAEDNYGYDACAVLCLPCVPNILVIATESGMLYHCVVLDGEEDDEQSEKSWDPRSDLIPSLYVFECVELELALKLATGDEDDPLESDFTCPIKLHRDPKCPSRYHCTHEAGVHSVGLTWINKLHKFLGSDEEDKDSLQELGAEQKCFVEHILCTKPLPCRQPAPIRGFWIVSDILGPTMICITNTYECITRPLLSTVHPASPPLLCTREDKDPAVSPLRIVAESEHSFEKHIQGILQRSSANPLHLKSADKDAAPPPEECLQLLSRATQVFREEYILKQDLAKEEIQQRVKLLWGQKKKQLEDLNYCREERKSLREMAERLADKYEEAKEKQEDIMNRMKKVLRSFHSQLPVLSDTEKDMKKELQTIHDQLQHLSNAIRQVKMKKEYQQKQMEKGRSPRKPSISLSAYQSKCIQTVLREEGEHIREMVKQINDIRSHVNF; this comes from the exons ATGGCGGCGGAGTGCGGCCCGGCCGAGCAGTGGCGCGCGGCGCTCCCGCAGCACGCGGTGTTCGGCCGCCTCCGCGAGCGCGCGCCCGccggcgccccccgcccgccgcggccccgcgaCCTCCTGTGCGGGCTCGGCGGGGACCTGCTGCTCTGGGACGggcccgccgccgccctgcACGCCATCGGCCTGCGCCGCCTCGGCGGGCCCGACCCTGCCGCGCTCGGCCGGTACCAG accctcctgtgcatcaacCCGCCCCTCTTTGAGGTGCACCAGGTGCTGCTGAGCCCGGCCCAGCACCATGTGGCGCTCATCGGCACCAAGGGGCTCatggtgctggagctgcccaAGCGCTGGGGGAAGAATTCCGAGTTTGAAGGTGGGAAATCCATGGTGAACTGTAG CACCATTCCTATTGCAGAAAGGTTCTTCACCAGCTCAACATCCCTGACTTTAAAGCATGCAGCCTGGTACCCCTGTGACACCTTGGAGCCCCACATCGTGCTCTTGACTTCAGATAACACTATAAG GTTTTACAGTCTGAAGGTGCCTCAGACACCCCTCAAAATCATCACGCTCTCGGACACCGAGGAGGAGACTCTTACAATCAAAAAAGG GAGAGCCTACACAGCCTCGCTGGGGGAGACGGCCGTGGCCTTCGACTTCGGGCCGCAGGTGCCGGTGCCAAAGCACGTCCTGGGGCAGCGGGGGAGCGAGGAGGTGTTGGGATACCCCCTGTACATCCTCTATGAGAATGGAGAGACCTTCCTCACCTACATCAGCCTGCTGCAGAG TGCTGGcagccttgggaagctgctgggCCCCCTGCCCATGCACCCAGCTGCAGAGGATAACTATGGCTACGATGCCTGTGCTGTCCTGTGCCTGCCCTGTGTCCCAAACATCCTGGTGATCGCCACCGAGTCGGGAATGCTGTATCACTGCGTGGTGCTGGATGGGGAGGAGGACGATGAGCAG TCAGAAAAGTCCTGGGACCCAAGATCTGATCTTATTCCTTCCCTGTACGTGTTTGAATGTGTCGAGCTGGAACTTGCACTGAAGCTGGCGACAGGAGATGAAGATGATCCTTTGGAGTCTGACTTCACTTGCCCAATCAAACTGCACCGAG ATCCCAAATGTCCCTCTAGATACCACTGCACACACGAGGCTGGTGTCCACAGTGTGGGCTTGACATGGATCAATAAACTGCACAAATTCCTTGGTTCAG ATGAGGAAGACAAAGACAGTTTACAAGAGCTGGGAGCAGAACAGAAGTGCTTTGTTGAACACATTCTTTGTACAAAACCGTTGCCCTGCAG gcaGCCTGCTCCCATCAGAGGATTTTGGATCGTTTCTGACATCCTGGGGCCCACAATGATCTGCATCACCAACACCTATGAGTGTATTACCAGGCCTCTCTT GAGCACAGTCCATCCTGCATCCcctcccctgctctgcaccagggAGGACAAGGACCCGGCCGTGTCCCCGCTGCGCATCGTGGCCGAGTCGGAGCATTCCTTTGAGAAGCACATCCAGGGCATCCTGCAGCGCAGCTCTGCCAATCCCCTGCACCtgaa GTCTGCAGATAAAGATGCTGCCCCTCCCCCTGAGGAATGCCTTCAGCTCCTCAGCAGAGCCACACAGGTGTTCAGAGAGGAATATATCCTGAAACAGGACCTGGCAAAAGAGGAAATCCAGCAAAG AGTGAAGCTGCTGTggggacagaaaaagaaacaactggaAGATCTGAATTACTGCCGAGAGGAGAG GAAAAGCCTGCGGGAAATGGCCGAGCGCTTGGCAGACAAGTACGAAGAGGCCAAAGAGAAGCAGGAAGACATCATGAACAG GATGAAGAAAGTCCTTCGGAGTTTCCACTCTCAGCTTCCTGTTCTATCCGACACTGAAAAAGATATGAAGAAGGAACTGCAGACAATTCATGACCAGCTGCAGCACCTGAGCAATGCCATCAGACAG gtgaaaatgaaaaaggaatacCAGCAGAAGCAGATGGAGAAGGGGCGCAGCCCTCGCAAGCCCAGCATCAGCCTCAGTGCCTACCAGAGCAAGTGCATCCAAACTGTCCTCAGAGAGGA GGGAGAACACATCAGGGAGATGGTGAAGCAGATCAACGACATCAGGAGCCACGTGAACTTCTAA
- the RPAIN gene encoding RPA-interacting protein, producing MEAPLQRHRARYKSPGGPPWRETYRTRCLERLRSSRAKLLERYRRAGDGARPGPAPGALLVQEVMEQEWRELRDSLPGPRGQEPLEQKLEDPDELAVLEEIQQELILQEQLVIEEYERSLRFDEECLNAMLEGLDATDRIICPVCRKNNLTVKTHMVCCQCGLYISTQDMTEGKLRSLLESTVTEHSQRCFHSPEFTVTRGMEEETSLLMSCPVCDSWTILL from the exons ATGGAGGCGCCGCTGCAGCGGCACCGAGCGCGGTACAAGAGCCCCGGCGGGCCGCCCTGGAGGGAGACCTACCGCACG cGCTGCCTGGAGCGGCTGAGGAGCAGCCGGGCCAAGCTGCTGGAGCGGTACCGCCGGGCCGGGGATGGGGCccgccccgggccggccccgggcGCGCTGCTGGTGCAGGAGGTGATGGAGCAGGAGTGGCGGGAGCTGCGGGACAGCCTGCCCGGCCCGCGGGGACAGGAGCCGCTGGAGCAG AAGCTGGAGGACCCCGatgagctggcagtgctggaggagatCCAGCAAGAATTGATCTTGCAAG AGCAGTTGGTGATTGAGGAGTACGAGCGGAGCCTGAGGTTTGATGAGGAGTGTCTCAATGCCATGCTGGAGGGCCTGGATGCCACTGACAGGATCATCTGCCCCGTGTGCAGGAA GAATAACCTGACTGTGAAGACTCACATGGTTTGTTGCCAGTGTGGATTGTACATCAGCACACAG GATATGACAGAAGGGAAGCTTCGGTCACTCCTGGAAAGCACTGTGACAGAGCACAGTCAGAGGTGCTTCCACAGCCCAGAGTTCACAGTGACCAGAGGCATGGAGGAGGAAACCAGTCTTCTCATGAGCTGTCCG